One window of Rhizobium leguminosarum genomic DNA carries:
- a CDS encoding DUF4167 domain-containing protein, whose amino-acid sequence MRPGQQNKRGRGRGNNNNGGGGGSNNNNNNNFNRKGGNPLTRTYDSSGPDVKIRGTAQHIAEKYAQLGRDAQSSGDRVIAENYLQHAEHYNRIIASAQAQMQERFQRDDRGEYDRDGADRDGADRDGDDIDSNDNDGDDVVIVQPPQNRQQHRPQAQPQPAPAPAAAPAPQPEVIDGTGPQPEIEGIPAEVAMDEEGSAGQPRQPRRRSTGSRPRRPRRGAEGEAAAEGEGSSGETPVLADATSE is encoded by the coding sequence ATGAGGCCAGGACAGCAGAACAAGCGCGGTCGAGGGCGTGGTAACAACAATAACGGCGGCGGCGGCGGAAGTAACAATAACAATAACAACAATTTCAACCGCAAGGGCGGCAATCCGCTGACCCGGACCTACGACAGCTCCGGCCCCGATGTGAAGATTCGCGGTACTGCGCAGCATATCGCCGAAAAATATGCACAGCTCGGCCGCGACGCCCAAAGTTCCGGCGACCGCGTGATTGCCGAGAACTATCTCCAGCACGCTGAACATTACAATCGTATCATCGCCAGCGCCCAGGCGCAGATGCAGGAACGCTTCCAGCGCGACGATCGCGGCGAGTATGATCGCGATGGTGCGGACCGCGACGGTGCGGATCGCGACGGCGACGATATAGACAGCAACGACAATGACGGCGACGACGTCGTTATCGTCCAGCCGCCGCAGAACAGGCAGCAGCACCGGCCGCAGGCACAGCCGCAACCGGCGCCTGCCCCGGCGGCTGCACCGGCACCCCAGCCCGAGGTGATCGACGGAACCGGCCCGCAGCCGGAGATCGAAGGCATCCCGGCTGAAGTCGCCATGGATGAGGAAGGCTCCGCCGGTCAGCCGCGCCAGCCCCGCCGTCGCAGCACCGGCAGCCGTCCCCGTCGCCCGCGTCGTGGCGCTGAGGGCGAAGCAGCAGCCGAGGGCGAGGGTTCGTCCGGCGAGACGCCGGTGCTGGCTGACGCCACATCGGAGTGA
- the clpB gene encoding ATP-dependent chaperone ClpB, protein MNIEEYSERVRGFIQSAQTYALAQGHQQFTPEHVLKVLLDDDQGMAASLIERAGGDAKAARLANDAALAKLPKISGGNGNIYLAQPLAKVLSTAEEAAKKAGDSFVTVERLLQALAIESSASTFSTLKNAGVTAQGLNQVINDIRKGRTADSSNAEQGFDSLKKFARDLTAEARDGKLDPVIGRDDEIRRTIQVLSRRTKNNPVLIGEPGVGKTAIVEGLALRIVNGDVPESLKDKKLMALDMGALIAGAKYRGEFEERLKAVLNEVQAENGEIILFIDEMHTLVGAGKADGAMDASNLLKPALARGELHCVGATTLDEYRKHVEKDPALARRFQPVVVDEPTVEDTISILRGLKEKYEQHHKVRIADAALVAAATLSNRYITDRFLPDKAIDLMDEAAARLRMQVDSKPEELDELDRRIIQLKIEREALKKETDVASADRLKRLETELTGLEEEADALTARWQAEKQKLGLAADLKKQLDDARNELAIAQRKGEFQRAGELTYGVIPDLEKQLVDAERQDGERGAMVQEVVIPDNIAHVVSRWTGIPVDRMLEGERDKLLRMEDELAKSVIGQGDAVQAVSRAVRRARAGLQDPNRPIGSFIFLGPTGVGKTELTKALARFLFDDETAMVRMDMSEYMEKHSVARMIGAPPGYVGYDEGGALTEAVRRRPYQVVLFDEIEKAHPDVFNILLQVLDDGRLTDGQGRTVDFRNTMIIMTSNLGAEYLTQLKDGDDSDTVREEVMEVVRGHFRPEFLNRIDEIILFHRLKREEMGAIVDIQLKRLVALLSERKIVIDLDEEARHWLANKGYDPVYGARPLKRVIQKFVQDPLAEQILSGQVPDGSTVKVTSGSDRLQFRTRQTVSEAA, encoded by the coding sequence ATGAATATCGAGGAATATTCCGAGCGGGTGCGCGGCTTCATCCAGTCGGCGCAGACCTATGCGTTGGCGCAGGGTCACCAGCAATTCACGCCAGAACATGTGCTGAAAGTCCTGCTCGACGACGACCAGGGCATGGCGGCGTCGCTGATCGAGCGTGCCGGCGGCGATGCCAAGGCTGCCCGCCTGGCCAATGACGCAGCGCTGGCCAAACTGCCGAAAATTTCCGGCGGCAACGGCAACATCTATCTGGCGCAGCCGCTCGCCAAAGTGCTCTCGACCGCCGAAGAGGCGGCGAAGAAGGCCGGCGACAGCTTCGTCACCGTTGAGCGCCTGCTGCAGGCGCTGGCGATCGAATCCTCGGCCTCGACCTTTTCGACGCTGAAAAACGCAGGCGTGACGGCCCAGGGCCTGAACCAGGTCATCAACGACATCCGCAAGGGCCGGACGGCGGATTCTTCCAATGCCGAGCAGGGTTTCGATTCGCTGAAGAAGTTCGCCCGCGATCTCACGGCCGAAGCCCGCGACGGCAAGCTCGACCCGGTCATCGGCCGCGACGACGAAATCCGCCGCACCATTCAGGTGCTTTCGCGCCGTACCAAGAACAATCCTGTGCTGATCGGCGAACCCGGTGTCGGCAAGACGGCGATCGTCGAGGGTCTGGCGCTGCGCATCGTCAACGGGGACGTGCCGGAATCGCTGAAGGACAAGAAGCTGATGGCGCTCGACATGGGCGCGCTGATTGCCGGTGCGAAATACCGCGGCGAATTCGAGGAGCGGCTGAAGGCCGTGCTCAACGAGGTGCAGGCTGAGAACGGCGAGATCATCCTGTTCATCGATGAGATGCACACGCTGGTCGGTGCCGGCAAGGCCGACGGGGCGATGGACGCTTCCAACCTCCTGAAGCCCGCTCTTGCCCGCGGTGAGCTGCATTGCGTCGGCGCGACCACGCTCGACGAATATCGCAAACATGTCGAAAAAGACCCGGCTCTTGCCCGCCGGTTCCAGCCGGTCGTCGTCGACGAGCCGACGGTCGAAGACACGATCTCGATCCTGCGCGGCCTGAAGGAAAAATACGAGCAGCATCACAAGGTGCGCATCGCCGATGCGGCGCTGGTGGCGGCTGCGACGCTTTCCAACCGCTATATCACCGACCGTTTCCTGCCCGACAAGGCGATCGACCTGATGGACGAGGCGGCGGCGCGGTTGCGTATGCAGGTGGATTCCAAACCTGAGGAACTCGACGAACTCGATCGCCGCATCATCCAGCTGAAGATCGAGCGCGAGGCTCTGAAGAAGGAAACCGACGTCGCCTCGGCCGACCGGCTGAAGCGGCTGGAGACCGAACTCACCGGCCTCGAAGAGGAGGCCGATGCGCTGACGGCCCGCTGGCAGGCGGAAAAGCAGAAGCTCGGCCTTGCCGCCGATCTCAAAAAGCAGCTCGACGATGCCCGCAATGAACTCGCGATTGCCCAGCGCAAGGGTGAATTCCAGCGCGCCGGCGAGCTGACCTACGGTGTTATCCCGGACCTGGAAAAGCAGCTGGTCGACGCCGAGAGGCAGGATGGCGAGCGCGGCGCGATGGTGCAGGAGGTTGTTATCCCCGACAACATCGCCCATGTCGTTTCCCGCTGGACCGGCATTCCGGTCGACAGGATGCTGGAAGGCGAACGCGACAAGCTGCTTCGGATGGAAGACGAACTGGCGAAATCGGTGATCGGCCAGGGCGATGCGGTTCAGGCGGTGTCGCGCGCGGTGCGCCGCGCCCGCGCCGGTCTGCAGGATCCGAACCGGCCGATCGGCTCGTTCATCTTCCTCGGCCCGACCGGCGTCGGTAAAACGGAGCTCACCAAGGCGCTCGCCCGCTTCCTTTTCGACGACGAAACGGCGATGGTGCGCATGGACATGTCGGAATACATGGAGAAGCACTCCGTTGCCCGGATGATCGGTGCGCCTCCGGGCTATGTCGGTTATGACGAAGGCGGAGCGCTGACGGAAGCCGTGCGCCGCCGGCCTTATCAGGTCGTGCTGTTCGACGAGATCGAAAAGGCGCATCCCGACGTCTTCAACATCCTGCTGCAGGTGCTGGATGACGGACGCCTGACGGATGGCCAGGGGCGGACCGTCGATTTCCGCAACACGATGATCATCATGACCTCGAACCTCGGCGCCGAATATCTGACGCAGCTCAAGGACGGCGACGACAGCGATACGGTTCGCGAGGAAGTGATGGAGGTCGTGCGCGGGCATTTCCGGCCGGAATTCCTGAACCGCATCGATGAGATCATTCTCTTCCACCGGCTGAAGCGTGAAGAGATGGGCGCAATCGTCGATATCCAGCTGAAGCGGCTGGTGGCGCTGCTCTCCGAACGCAAGATCGTCATCGACCTTGACGAGGAAGCCCGCCACTGGCTGGCGAACAAGGGTTACGATCCGGTCTACGGAGCAAGGCCGTTGAAGCGGGTGATCCAGAAGTTCGTGCAGGATCCGCTGGCCGAGCAGATCCTGTCGGGCCAGGTGCCCGATGGATCGACGGTGAAGGTGACGAGCGGTTCGGACCGGTTGCAGTTCAGGACGCGGCAGACGGTGAGCGAAGCGGCCTAA
- a CDS encoding aspartate kinase: MARIVMKFGGTSVADLDRIKNVARHVKREVDAGHEVAVVVSAMSGKTNELVGWVQGIPKVIGANSPFYDAREYDAVVASGEQVTSGLLAIALQAMDINARSWQGWQIPIRTDNAHGAARIMEIDGSDIVKRMGEGQVAVIAGFQGLGPDNRLATLGRGGSDTSAVAIAAAVKADRCDIYTDVDGVYTTDPRIVPKARRLKKIAFEEMLEMASLGAKVLQVRSVELAMVHKVRTFVRSSFEDPDAPGMGDLLNPPGTLICDEDEIVEQEVVTGIAYAKDEAQISLRRVADRPGVSAAIFGPLAESHINVDMIVQNISEDGSKTDMTFTVPSGDVEKAIKVLGDHKEKIGYDVVQNESGLVKVSVIGIGMRSHAGVAATAFRALAEKGINIKAITTSEIKISILIDGPYAELAVRTLHSCYGLDKN; this comes from the coding sequence ATGGCACGCATCGTAATGAAATTCGGCGGCACGTCCGTCGCTGACCTGGACCGCATCAAGAACGTCGCCCGCCATGTAAAACGCGAAGTCGATGCCGGCCACGAGGTGGCGGTTGTGGTGTCGGCCATGTCTGGCAAGACCAATGAACTGGTCGGCTGGGTCCAGGGCATCCCAAAGGTGATCGGCGCCAATTCGCCGTTTTACGATGCGCGGGAATATGATGCGGTGGTCGCCTCCGGCGAGCAGGTGACCTCCGGGTTGCTGGCGATCGCATTGCAGGCGATGGATATCAATGCGCGCTCCTGGCAGGGGTGGCAGATCCCGATCCGCACCGACAACGCGCATGGCGCGGCCCGCATCATGGAAATCGACGGTTCCGACATCGTCAAAAGAATGGGCGAGGGGCAGGTTGCCGTCATTGCCGGCTTCCAGGGACTGGGACCCGACAACCGCCTCGCGACGCTCGGACGCGGCGGATCGGACACGTCGGCCGTCGCCATCGCGGCAGCTGTCAAGGCGGATCGCTGCGATATCTATACCGATGTCGACGGCGTTTACACGACCGACCCGCGCATCGTGCCGAAGGCGCGCAGGCTGAAGAAGATCGCCTTCGAGGAAATGCTTGAGATGGCTTCGCTCGGCGCCAAGGTCCTGCAGGTGCGCTCGGTCGAGCTTGCCATGGTGCACAAGGTGCGCACCTTCGTGCGCTCGTCATTCGAAGATCCCGATGCTCCGGGCATGGGTGATCTGCTAAATCCGCCCGGAACGCTGATTTGTGACGAGGATGAAATCGTGGAACAGGAAGTAGTCACCGGCATCGCCTATGCCAAGGATGAGGCTCAGATCTCGCTTCGCCGTGTTGCCGACAGGCCGGGCGTTTCCGCGGCGATCTTCGGGCCGCTCGCGGAATCCCATATCAATGTCGACATGATCGTCCAGAATATCTCCGAGGACGGGTCGAAGACCGACATGACCTTCACCGTGCCGTCAGGCGACGTCGAGAAGGCGATCAAGGTGCTCGGCGACCATAAGGAGAAGATCGGCTACGATGTCGTCCAGAACGAATCGGGGCTGGTGAAAGTGTCGGTCATCGGCATCGGCATGCGCAGCCACGCCGGCGTAGCCGCTACCGCATTTCGTGCACTTGCCGAAAAAGGCATCAACATCAAGGCGATCACGACCTCCGAGATCAAGATTTCCATCCTGATCGACGGTCCCTATGCAGAACTCGCTGTCAGGACTTTGCATTCCTGCTACGGTCTGGATAAGAATTGA
- the prfA gene encoding peptide chain release factor 1: MAKLPVEKMRELERRFGEIEARMSAGPAADVYVKLASEYSELQPVVTKIRAYEKAIAELADLETLLEDKSVDREMRDLAELELPEVKEQIEALEQEMQILLLPKDAADEKSAILEIRAGTGGSEAALFAGDLFRMYERFAAEKGWKVEVLSASEGEAGGYKEIIATITGRGVFAKLKFESGVHRVQRVPETEAGGRIHTSAATVAVLPEAEEIDIEIRPEDIRIDTMRSSGAGGQHVNTTDSAVRITHLPSGIVVTSSEKSQHQNRAKAMQVLRSRLYDAERQRADSERSADRKSQVGSGDRSERIRTYNFPQGRVTDHRINLTLYKLDRMMEGEIEEVVDALMADYQASQLAQLGEQQ, encoded by the coding sequence GTGGCGAAGCTTCCCGTTGAAAAGATGCGCGAGCTGGAACGCCGTTTCGGCGAGATCGAAGCGCGCATGTCGGCCGGCCCGGCTGCCGATGTCTATGTGAAGCTCGCATCCGAATATTCCGAGCTGCAGCCGGTCGTGACGAAGATCCGCGCCTATGAGAAGGCGATCGCCGAGCTTGCCGATCTCGAAACGCTGCTCGAAGACAAGTCGGTCGACCGCGAGATGCGCGACCTTGCCGAGCTGGAGCTGCCCGAGGTGAAAGAGCAGATCGAGGCGCTCGAGCAGGAGATGCAGATCCTGCTTCTGCCGAAGGACGCAGCGGACGAAAAGAGCGCCATCCTCGAAATCCGCGCCGGCACAGGCGGGTCGGAAGCGGCCCTTTTTGCCGGCGATCTCTTTCGCATGTATGAGCGTTTTGCGGCGGAGAAAGGCTGGAAGGTGGAGGTGCTCTCGGCGAGTGAGGGCGAAGCCGGCGGCTACAAGGAAATCATCGCGACGATCACCGGCCGGGGCGTCTTCGCCAAGCTGAAATTCGAATCCGGCGTGCATCGCGTGCAGCGTGTGCCGGAGACCGAGGCGGGCGGGCGCATCCATACGTCGGCCGCAACGGTGGCGGTGCTGCCGGAGGCCGAGGAGATCGACATCGAGATCCGGCCGGAAGATATCCGTATCGACACGATGCGCTCTTCGGGCGCGGGCGGCCAGCACGTCAATACGACGGACTCGGCGGTGCGCATCACCCATCTGCCGAGCGGCATCGTCGTCACCAGCTCGGAAAAATCGCAGCACCAGAATCGCGCTAAGGCGATGCAGGTGCTGCGCTCCAGGCTCTACGATGCCGAGCGGCAGAGGGCCGACAGTGAGCGCTCGGCTGACCGCAAGAGCCAGGTCGGCTCCGGCGATCGCTCGGAACGCATCCGAACCTATAATTTCCCGCAGGGGCGGGTGACCGACCATCGCATCAATCTGACGCTCTACAAGCTCGACCGGATGATGGAAGGCGAGATCGAGGAGGTCGTGGATGCGTTGATGGCCGATTATCAGGCAAGCCAGCTGGCGCAGCTCGGCGAACAGCAATGA
- the prmC gene encoding peptide chain release factor N(5)-glutamine methyltransferase codes for MSSTVADTLAEARRRLTEAGVVDPATDARLLVAGLLKLSPTELLTRAAERLSPDQAEVIFKAVQRRLGREPVHRILGEREFYGLPLRLSVETLEPRPDTEILVDTVLVYLKDLAKAQDRLHILDMGTGTGAICLALLSECPEASGIGSDISADALRTARSNAERHGLQDRFQAVQSRWFESIQGSFHVIVSNPPYIASNVIHDLAPEVTKFDPVAALDGGPDGLDAYNAIAKDAARFMRPDGVVGLEIGYDQRNDVTAIFEAKGFKCLKSVKDYGQNDRVLVFALA; via the coding sequence ATGAGCTCGACGGTCGCCGATACGCTTGCCGAAGCGCGGCGTCGCTTGACCGAAGCGGGTGTCGTCGACCCGGCGACCGATGCGCGGTTGCTTGTCGCGGGCCTTCTGAAACTATCGCCGACCGAGCTTTTGACGCGAGCGGCTGAAAGGCTTTCTCCCGACCAGGCCGAGGTGATTTTCAAGGCGGTGCAGCGGCGGCTCGGCCGTGAGCCGGTGCATCGCATTCTCGGCGAGCGGGAGTTCTATGGCCTGCCGCTTCGGCTGTCGGTGGAAACGCTGGAACCGCGGCCGGATACCGAAATCCTGGTCGATACGGTGCTTGTCTATCTCAAGGACCTTGCAAAGGCGCAAGACCGTCTCCATATCCTTGATATGGGAACCGGGACAGGGGCGATATGCCTTGCGCTTTTGAGCGAATGTCCTGAAGCGTCAGGTATCGGCAGCGACATATCGGCGGATGCACTTCGGACGGCAAGATCGAATGCAGAAAGACACGGATTGCAGGATCGTTTTCAAGCCGTACAGTCGAGATGGTTCGAGAGCATTCAGGGTTCGTTTCACGTGATTGTCTCAAATCCGCCCTATATTGCTTCCAATGTCATTCACGATCTCGCTCCCGAAGTGACGAAATTTGATCCGGTTGCGGCTCTGGATGGCGGCCCGGATGGGCTTGACGCCTACAACGCTATCGCCAAGGATGCTGCAAGGTTCATGAGGCCCGATGGGGTCGTCGGGCTGGAAATCGGCTACGATCAGCGGAACGATGTGACGGCGATCTTTGAAGCGAAAGGCTTCAAGTGCCTCAAATCCGTAAAAGATTATGGTCAGAACGATAGGGTGCTCGTGTTCGCGCTCGCGTGA
- a CDS encoding FAD-binding oxidoreductase codes for MHISSIAGAIANNPSPEWRACDKHPTALGGRNMSGLLLRELSIAGFRCPVITANHQDYNRYRKVWNGVADRRPVAIVRPVNMEDVRKAVAAAATSRSLLAVRGGGHSLPGLSTCDDGLVLDLSQLNTVSLDKDAQTVEVGGGALLGDLDRATVPQGHVVPAGVISHTGVGGLTLGGGMGWASRKYGLTIDSLLGAEIVTAGGDVVWASATSDPELFWGIRGGGGNFGVVTRFKFKLHPLGSLTAGKWNYPMANAGQALRALRDLAHGQPRDLTVSFTASASGLSVAAAWLGDEGLARLMLSPFGELAGSGSGDIGGMSYLQLQSRNDEYFAWSRRYYAKGGFWRDLSDEAIGKIIRAVAEAPTPESEIYALQLGGAISDISDEATAYTGRSAGYYWLSEPVWDNAGDDDRCIAWGRTVANWLSDLSIEGNYVNEQGDAGADVARDAYGSAKYRRLAGLKSRLDPHNLFRLNQNITPLT; via the coding sequence TTGCACATCTCGAGCATCGCCGGCGCAATCGCGAATAATCCCTCTCCGGAATGGCGCGCATGTGATAAGCATCCAACAGCTCTTGGGGGGCGCAACATGTCCGGTTTACTGCTGAGGGAACTTTCCATTGCCGGTTTCCGTTGCCCGGTGATCACTGCAAATCATCAGGATTACAATCGCTACCGCAAGGTGTGGAACGGCGTGGCCGATCGGCGGCCCGTCGCGATCGTCCGACCAGTGAATATGGAGGACGTGCGAAAAGCGGTGGCGGCGGCGGCAACATCCCGCTCCTTGCTCGCGGTACGCGGCGGCGGCCACAGCCTTCCGGGACTGTCGACATGCGATGACGGACTTGTTCTCGACCTCTCGCAGCTCAATACCGTCAGCCTCGACAAAGACGCACAGACGGTTGAGGTGGGAGGCGGGGCATTGCTTGGTGACCTTGATCGCGCCACCGTCCCGCAGGGTCACGTCGTACCCGCGGGTGTGATTTCCCATACAGGTGTTGGGGGTCTAACGCTTGGCGGCGGAATGGGCTGGGCCAGCAGGAAATATGGGCTGACCATCGACAGCCTGCTGGGCGCGGAAATCGTCACCGCCGGCGGCGATGTCGTTTGGGCGAGCGCAACGTCCGATCCCGAGCTCTTCTGGGGCATCCGTGGCGGAGGGGGAAACTTCGGCGTCGTTACCCGCTTCAAGTTCAAGCTGCATCCGCTCGGCTCCCTGACTGCCGGCAAATGGAACTATCCGATGGCGAATGCAGGCCAGGCCCTTCGTGCATTGCGTGATCTTGCGCACGGCCAGCCGCGCGATCTCACGGTTTCCTTCACGGCATCCGCGTCCGGCCTCAGTGTAGCAGCTGCCTGGTTGGGCGATGAGGGGCTTGCCCGGTTGATGCTGTCGCCTTTCGGAGAACTAGCTGGGTCTGGCTCTGGCGACATCGGGGGCATGTCATATCTCCAATTGCAAAGCCGTAATGACGAGTATTTCGCCTGGTCGAGACGCTATTATGCCAAGGGAGGATTCTGGCGCGATCTAAGCGACGAAGCGATTGGCAAGATAATACGAGCAGTCGCTGAAGCGCCGACGCCGGAGAGCGAGATCTACGCGTTGCAGCTCGGAGGCGCCATTTCAGATATATCGGATGAGGCTACGGCTTACACTGGAAGAAGTGCGGGCTATTACTGGCTCTCGGAGCCAGTCTGGGACAACGCCGGTGACGACGACAGATGCATTGCCTGGGGTCGGACTGTCGCAAATTGGTTGTCCGATCTCTCGATCGAAGGAAATTACGTCAACGAGCAAGGCGATGCCGGAGCGGATGTGGCGCGTGACGCCTATGGATCGGCCAAGTACCGGCGTCTCGCAGGTCTCAAATCGCGCTTGGACCCACACAACCTGTTCCGTCTCAATCAGAACATCACGCCATTGACGTGA
- the ptsP gene encoding phosphoenolpyruvate--protein phosphotransferase gives MRDLSGGPRVLLRRLRELMAEPLEPQDRLDRIVRQIAGNMVAEVCSVYVLRADGVLELYATEGLNREAVHLAQLKMGQGLVGTIAASAQPLNLSDAQSHPAFRYLPETGEEIYHSFLGVPILRTGRSLGVLVVQNKASRNYREEEVEALETTAMVLAEMIATGELKKITKPGLELDLTRSVTVDGDTYNDGIGLGYVVLHEPRIVVTNLLNEDAEKEIRRLAEAMGSLRISIDDMLSRRDVSMEGEHREVLETYRMFAHDQGWVRKLEEAIRNGLTAEAAVEKVQSDTKARMMRLTDPYLRERMHDFEDLANRLLRQLTGYTGRTTAEGFPNDAVVLARAMGAAELLDYPRANVRGLVLEEGAVTSHVVIVARAMGIPVIGQAAGVVALAENGDAVIIDADEGHVHLRPMADHRRSYEEKVRFRARRQEQFRALRAVEPVTKDGQRIALMMNAGLLVDLPQLSESGAEGIGLFRTELQFMIASTMPKADEQEQFYRNVIKQAAGRTVTFRTLDIGGDKVVPYFRGHEEENPALGWRAIRLSLDRPGLLRTQLRALLKASADTELKLMVPMVTEVSELKIVRELLQKEVQHLSRFGHGLPRKLQFGAMLEVPALLWQLDELMEAVDFVSVGSNDLFQFSMAVDRGNARVSDRFDPLGKPFLRILRDIVRGADRNKTPVTLCGELASKPISAMALLGIGFRSISMSPASIGPVKAMLLGLDVEALTKAMDEVLDDVHAMMPMREVLARFAESHNIPL, from the coding sequence ATGAGAGACCTTTCCGGCGGTCCGCGCGTGCTGCTCAGGCGGCTGCGCGAGTTGATGGCGGAGCCGCTGGAGCCGCAGGATCGTCTTGACCGGATCGTCCGCCAGATCGCCGGCAACATGGTGGCGGAGGTGTGCTCCGTTTACGTGCTGCGCGCCGACGGCGTGCTCGAACTCTATGCGACCGAAGGCCTCAACCGTGAGGCCGTGCACCTGGCGCAGCTGAAGATGGGGCAGGGCCTGGTTGGCACGATCGCGGCCTCGGCCCAGCCGTTGAACCTTTCCGACGCGCAGTCGCATCCTGCTTTCCGCTACCTGCCGGAAACGGGCGAAGAAATCTACCATTCCTTCCTCGGCGTGCCGATCCTCAGGACCGGCCGTTCGCTTGGCGTTCTCGTCGTGCAGAACAAGGCGAGCCGCAACTATCGCGAGGAGGAGGTGGAAGCGCTCGAGACGACAGCGATGGTGCTTGCCGAGATGATCGCCACCGGTGAGCTGAAGAAGATCACCAAGCCGGGCCTTGAACTCGACCTGACGCGCTCGGTGACCGTTGACGGCGACACCTATAATGACGGCATCGGCCTCGGTTACGTCGTGCTGCACGAGCCGCGCATCGTCGTCACCAATCTGCTCAACGAAGATGCCGAGAAGGAAATCCGGCGGCTGGCCGAGGCCATGGGCTCGCTCAGGATCTCGATCGACGACATGCTGTCGCGCCGCGACGTGTCGATGGAGGGCGAGCACCGCGAGGTGCTCGAAACCTATCGCATGTTCGCGCATGACCAGGGCTGGGTGCGCAAGCTCGAGGAGGCGATCCGCAACGGCCTGACGGCGGAAGCGGCGGTCGAGAAGGTGCAGAGCGACACCAAAGCCCGGATGATGCGGTTGACCGACCCCTATCTGCGCGAACGCATGCATGATTTCGAGGATCTGGCGAACCGGCTGCTCAGACAATTGACCGGTTATACAGGGCGGACGACCGCCGAAGGTTTCCCCAACGACGCGGTCGTCCTGGCGCGTGCCATGGGGGCGGCCGAACTGCTCGATTATCCGCGTGCCAATGTGCGCGGGCTGGTGCTGGAAGAAGGCGCGGTGACGAGCCATGTGGTGATCGTCGCGCGTGCCATGGGTATTCCGGTCATCGGCCAGGCAGCCGGTGTGGTGGCGCTCGCCGAGAACGGCGATGCCGTGATCATCGACGCCGACGAGGGACATGTGCATTTGCGGCCGATGGCCGATCACCGGCGTTCCTACGAGGAAAAGGTTCGCTTCCGCGCCAGGCGACAGGAACAGTTCCGGGCGCTGCGCGCCGTCGAGCCGGTGACCAAGGATGGGCAGCGGATCGCGCTGATGATGAATGCGGGGCTGCTGGTCGACCTGCCGCAGCTTTCGGAATCGGGTGCCGAGGGCATCGGCCTCTTCCGCACCGAACTGCAGTTCATGATCGCCTCCACCATGCCGAAAGCGGACGAGCAGGAGCAGTTCTATCGCAATGTGATAAAACAGGCGGCGGGCCGGACCGTCACCTTCCGTACGCTCGATATCGGCGGCGACAAGGTCGTGCCGTATTTCCGCGGCCATGAGGAAGAAAATCCCGCACTCGGCTGGCGCGCCATCCGGCTGTCGCTCGACCGGCCGGGACTGTTGCGCACCCAGTTGCGCGCGCTGTTGAAGGCATCGGCAGACACCGAGCTGAAGCTGATGGTGCCGATGGTGACCGAGGTTTCCGAGCTGAAGATCGTGCGCGAGCTGTTGCAGAAGGAAGTGCAGCATCTCTCGCGCTTCGGCCACGGGCTGCCTCGCAAGCTGCAATTCGGAGCGATGCTGGAGGTGCCTGCACTGCTTTGGCAGCTCGATGAACTGATGGAGGCGGTCGATTTCGTCTCGGTCGGTTCGAACGACCTCTTCCAGTTCTCGATGGCGGTCGATCGCGGCAATGCGCGGGTCTCGGATCGCTTCGATCCGCTTGGCAAACCATTTTTGCGCATCCTGCGCGATATCGTGCGCGGGGCGGACCGGAACAAGACGCCGGTGACGCTCTGCGGCGAACTCGCCAGCAAACCGATCTCGGCAATGGCGCTGCTCGGCATCGGCTTCCGCTCGATCTCGATGTCGCCGGCCTCGATCGGGCCGGTGAAGGCAATGCTGCTCGGGCTCGATGTCGAGGCGCTGACCAAGGCGATGGACGAGGTGCTGGACGATGTCCACGCCATGATGCCGATGCGCGAAGTGCTTGCCCGCTTCGCCGAGAGCCACAATATTCCCCTTTAG